A part of Streptomyces sp. NBC_00557 genomic DNA contains:
- a CDS encoding LCP family protein produces the protein MTRQEEQGDAGRQAGRRSRALKAVGLTLAGALVLGAALAGYAYWHLNHNIRSVDINTALGDDRPAKAMVTPSAAASPLPTGSLNILVLGSDSRSGKANRELGGGDSSGARSDTAMVVHLDAGRTKATVVSIPRDTLVTRPSCPLASGGSTAVAYGAMFNSAYAVGGPVCAVKTVESITHLRMDHYLEIDFSGFANLVDALGGVDVTTPQDIDDDQSHLHLKAGPHHLDGKQALALARTRHGIGDGSDLGRIGLQQMLVKDLLEQMSSTRLLTDPARLYRVADAVTSGLTTDTGLDSLSELMRLGQSLEGLRADRVRTVMMPVVTAPSDHNRVIAEEPAARELWASLR, from the coding sequence GTGACGCGACAAGAGGAGCAAGGCGACGCCGGCAGACAGGCGGGCCGACGGTCGAGAGCGCTGAAGGCCGTCGGCCTCACCCTGGCGGGCGCCCTGGTACTGGGCGCGGCGCTGGCGGGTTATGCGTACTGGCATCTGAACCACAACATCAGAAGCGTCGACATCAACACCGCACTGGGCGACGACCGCCCGGCCAAGGCGATGGTCACGCCCTCGGCCGCCGCCTCCCCGCTGCCGACCGGCTCCCTCAACATCCTGGTCCTCGGCTCGGACTCGCGCAGCGGCAAGGCCAACAGGGAGCTGGGCGGCGGCGACAGCTCCGGCGCCCGCTCGGACACGGCGATGGTCGTGCACCTCGACGCGGGCCGGACGAAGGCCACCGTGGTCAGCATCCCGCGCGACACCCTCGTCACCCGCCCGTCCTGCCCGCTCGCCTCCGGCGGCTCGACGGCGGTGGCGTACGGCGCGATGTTCAACAGCGCCTACGCGGTGGGCGGTCCGGTGTGCGCGGTGAAGACCGTCGAGTCGATCACTCACCTCCGCATGGACCACTACCTCGAGATCGACTTCTCCGGCTTCGCGAACCTGGTCGACGCGCTCGGCGGGGTCGACGTCACCACCCCGCAGGACATCGACGACGACCAGAGCCATCTGCACCTGAAGGCGGGCCCCCACCACCTCGACGGCAAGCAGGCCCTTGCGCTCGCCCGCACCCGGCACGGCATAGGCGACGGCAGCGACCTCGGCCGCATAGGGCTGCAGCAGATGCTGGTGAAGGACCTGCTGGAGCAGATGAGCAGCACCCGGCTGCTCACCGACCCGGCCCGGCTGTACCGGGTCGCCGACGCGGTCACCTCCGGGCTCACCACCGACACCGGCCTGGACTCGCTGAGCGAGCTGATGCGGCTCGGGCAGAGCCTGGAGGGTTTGCGCGCCGACCGGGTGCGGACGGTGATGA